One region of Primulina tabacum isolate GXHZ01 chromosome 1, ASM2559414v2, whole genome shotgun sequence genomic DNA includes:
- the LOC142519187 gene encoding monothiol glutaredoxin-S11-like, producing the protein MEKVLKLASEKGILIFSKSTCCLCYAVQMLFQDLGAKYHVHNIDHDPEGKEIEKALLRMGYNGPVPAVFIGGKLVGSTNEVMSLHLSGSLMPLLKPYRG; encoded by the coding sequence ATGGAGAAGGTGCTGAAACTTGCATCAGAAAAGGGCATCTTGATCTTCAGCAAAAGCACATGCTGCCTTTGCTATGCAGTTCAGATGCTTTTCCAAGATCTCGGGGCAAAGTACCACGTTCATAACATCGACCACGATCCCGAAGGGAAGGAAATAGAGAAGGCCTTGCTGAGGATGGGGTACAACGGCCCCGTGCCAGCCGTTTTCATAGGAGGAAAGCTGGTGGGATCAACCAATGAAGTCATGTCCCTCCATCTGAGTGGCTCCTTGATGCCCCTCCTCAAGCCATACAGGGGTTAG